Proteins encoded by one window of Drosophila melanogaster chromosome X:
- the CG44774 gene encoding uncharacterized protein, isoform G: MFNFHKPRVYRSADGCCICRAKSSSSRFTASRKYEKESMQCFNLNEPRNGEICNACVLLVKRYKRLPIGSKRHWGHVVDARAGPGTKSMAKQKKRDNADAKSRAANGSGNSFLPEKFAKNRKSKERAATEAAAARPSSLSLSTSAVNRPSSTSPTSDHQHSDSNESYDDEQTLPANKPYQTRKRTAAAALATANESKEPNNKRPKLTGSYRRRQLVPQKNRRSVDNIPFFEENDLVRLEVCCGVVFQSLSLGSTYYIIDPELYKPCAKHQRIRHQQMQLQLQHQQAEAVNATPTPTTTPTVTTNSSPHTTQVQSKVPTIGPLKKHHLFCKRQSGSFPQGEIHSISPIPMSKTETDGQPLSPKPHSTLSLILKPTVQMQQQQPQSQAQSQVVSVGAASPSSLSSLSNCSTSSSVATKFNDNSSDSGFDEHVLERKSVSPPTDECKLRGTTGGRVQLILVSGLPLAGQSQNLMLAGNEFTARIVQQREAGIAAATAAGAGTGTPSTGATPLKINVLGGSQGNSNKMRAIFNSASSIQHENGVTTIVPASSLAASNQTAAMNAIAPSTVTITPSSVGKKVTVPNPKFILLKPAKFVGPASANEVNTATLTAEPHAPPPPQAKIV; the protein is encoded by the exons ATGTTCAATTTTCATAAGCCACGCGTCTACCGCTCTGCGGATGGATGTTGCATTTGCCGGGCCAAGTCGAGCAGCTCGCGCTTCACCGCCTCCCGCAAGTACGAAAAGGAGTCGATGCAGTGCTTTAATCTTAACGAGCCTCGAAATGGTGAAATCTGCAACGCCTGCGTCCTTTTGGTCAAGCGCTACAAGCGACTACCCATAGGTAGTAAGCGTCACTGGGGTCAT GTGGTGGATGCCCGTGCTGGACCCGGCACCAAGTCCATGGCCAAACAGAAGAAGCGCGACAACGCAGACGCGAAGAGCAGGGCCGCCAATGGCAGTGGCAACTCATTCCTGCCCGAGAAGTTCGCCAAGAACCGCAAGAGCAAGGAGAGAGCGGCGactgaagcagcagcagcaagaccatcatcattatcattatcgaCCAGTGCTGTAAATCGACCTAGCAGCACTTCACCCACCTCGGATCATCAGCACAGCGATTCGAATGAGAGCTACGATGATGAGCAGACGCTGCCGGCAAATAAACCATATCAAACGCGCAAGCGAACCGCGGCTGCCGCACTAGCGACTGCCAACGAATCGAAGGAGCCCAACAACAAACGTCCGAAGTTAACCGGCAGCTACCGACGTCGTCAGCTGGTGCCACAAAAGAATCGTCGGTCCGTCGACAATATCCCCTTCTTCGAGGAAAATGATCTCGTTCGCCTGGAGGTCTGTTGCGGTGTGGTCTTCCAGAGTTTATCCCTCGGCAGCACTTACTACATCATCGATCCGGAGCTGTACAAACCGTGTGCGAAGCACCAGCGCATACGCCACCAGCAGATGCAGCTTCAGCTGCAACATCAGCAGGCGGAGGCGGTAAATGCCACTCCAACCCCCACGACCACTCCAACGGTCACGACCAACTCATCGCCACACACCACTCAAGTTCAAAGTAAGGTGCCAACGATTGGGCCACTTAAGAAGCATCATTTGTTCTGCAAGCGACAATCGGGGTCATTTCCGCAAGGTGAAATCCATAGCATAAGTCCAATTCCAATGAGCAAGACTGAAACGGACGGCCAACCACTGTCGCCGAAGCCACATTCCACTCTGTCCCTGATCCTCAAGCCCACCGTCCaaatgcaacaacagcaaccacagTCGCAGGCCCAGAGCCAAGTGGTCTCCGTGGGCGCTGCGTCGCCCTCGTCGCTGTCCTCCTTGTCCAACTGCTCCACCTCGTCCTCGGTGGCCACCAAGTTCAACGACAATTCCTCGGATTCGGGATTCGATGAGCATGTGCTAGAGCGCAAGTCGGTCAGCCCACCAACG GACGAGTGCAAACTGCGCGGAACCACGGGTGGCAGGGTGCAGCTAATCCTAGTCAGCGGCCTGCCTCTGGCTGGACAATCTCAGAATCTGATGCTGGCGGGCAACGAGTTTACGGCACGTATTGTGCAGCAAAGAGAAGCCGGAATTGCAGCTGCAACCGCAGCCGGAGCCGGAACCGGTACTCCATCGACAGGAGCAACCCCACTCAAAATCAACGTACTTGGCGGATCTCAGGGCAATAGCAATAAAATGCGTGCTATATTCAATAGCGCCAGCAGCATTCAGCATGAGAACGGCGTGACCACCATTGTGCCAGCCTCCTCGTTGGCAGCCAGCAATCAAACAGCTGCCATGAACGCAATTGCGCCGAGCacggtgactataacgccgtCATCGGTGGGCAAAAAGGTGACGGTGCCAAATCCCAAGTTTATCCTGCTGAAGCCAGCCAAATTTGTGGGACCAGCATCGGCAAACGAGGTAAACACAGCGACTCTGACGGCGGAACCACATGCTCCTCCCCCTCCACAAGCCAAAATCGTATAG
- the CG44774 gene encoding uncharacterized protein, isoform C, whose amino-acid sequence MFNFHKPRVYRSADGCCICRAKSSSSRFTASRKYEKESMQCFNLNEPRNGEICNACVLLVKRYKRLPIGSKRHWGHVVDARAGPGTKSMAKQKKRDNADAKSRAANGSGNSFLPEKFAKNRKSKERAATEAAAARPSSLSLSTSAVNRPSSTSPTSDHQHSDSNESYDDEQTLPANKPYQTRKRTAAAALATANESKEPNNKRPKLTGSYRRRQLVPQKNRRSVDNIPFFEENDLVRLEVCCGVVFQSLSLGSTYYIIDPELYKPCAKHQRIRHQQMQLQLQHQQAEAVNATPTPTTTPTVTTNSSPHTTQVQSKVPTIGPLKKHHLFCKRQSGSFPQGEIHSISPIPMSKTETDGQPLSPKPHSTLSLILKPTVQMQQQQPQSQAQSQVVSVGAASPSSLSSLSNCSTSSSVATKFNDNSSDSGFDEHVLERKSVSPPTQDECKLRGTTGGRVQLILVSGLPLAGQSQNLMLAGNEFTARIVQQREAGIAAATAAGAGTGTPSTGATPLKINVLGGSQGNSNKMRAIFNSASSIQHENGVTTIVPASSLAASNQTAAMNAIAPSTVTITPSSVGKKVTVPNPKFILLKPAKFVGPASANEVNTATLTAEPHAPPPPQAKIV is encoded by the exons ATGTTCAATTTTCATAAGCCACGCGTCTACCGCTCTGCGGATGGATGTTGCATTTGCCGGGCCAAGTCGAGCAGCTCGCGCTTCACCGCCTCCCGCAAGTACGAAAAGGAGTCGATGCAGTGCTTTAATCTTAACGAGCCTCGAAATGGTGAAATCTGCAACGCCTGCGTCCTTTTGGTCAAGCGCTACAAGCGACTACCCATAGGTAGTAAGCGTCACTGGGGTCAT GTGGTGGATGCCCGTGCTGGACCCGGCACCAAGTCCATGGCCAAACAGAAGAAGCGCGACAACGCAGACGCGAAGAGCAGGGCCGCCAATGGCAGTGGCAACTCATTCCTGCCCGAGAAGTTCGCCAAGAACCGCAAGAGCAAGGAGAGAGCGGCGactgaagcagcagcagcaagaccatcatcattatcattatcgaCCAGTGCTGTAAATCGACCTAGCAGCACTTCACCCACCTCGGATCATCAGCACAGCGATTCGAATGAGAGCTACGATGATGAGCAGACGCTGCCGGCAAATAAACCATATCAAACGCGCAAGCGAACCGCGGCTGCCGCACTAGCGACTGCCAACGAATCGAAGGAGCCCAACAACAAACGTCCGAAGTTAACCGGCAGCTACCGACGTCGTCAGCTGGTGCCACAAAAGAATCGTCGGTCCGTCGACAATATCCCCTTCTTCGAGGAAAATGATCTCGTTCGCCTGGAGGTCTGTTGCGGTGTGGTCTTCCAGAGTTTATCCCTCGGCAGCACTTACTACATCATCGATCCGGAGCTGTACAAACCGTGTGCGAAGCACCAGCGCATACGCCACCAGCAGATGCAGCTTCAGCTGCAACATCAGCAGGCGGAGGCGGTAAATGCCACTCCAACCCCCACGACCACTCCAACGGTCACGACCAACTCATCGCCACACACCACTCAAGTTCAAAGTAAGGTGCCAACGATTGGGCCACTTAAGAAGCATCATTTGTTCTGCAAGCGACAATCGGGGTCATTTCCGCAAGGTGAAATCCATAGCATAAGTCCAATTCCAATGAGCAAGACTGAAACGGACGGCCAACCACTGTCGCCGAAGCCACATTCCACTCTGTCCCTGATCCTCAAGCCCACCGTCCaaatgcaacaacagcaaccacagTCGCAGGCCCAGAGCCAAGTGGTCTCCGTGGGCGCTGCGTCGCCCTCGTCGCTGTCCTCCTTGTCCAACTGCTCCACCTCGTCCTCGGTGGCCACCAAGTTCAACGACAATTCCTCGGATTCGGGATTCGATGAGCATGTGCTAGAGCGCAAGTCGGTCAGCCCACCAACG CAGGACGAGTGCAAACTGCGCGGAACCACGGGTGGCAGGGTGCAGCTAATCCTAGTCAGCGGCCTGCCTCTGGCTGGACAATCTCAGAATCTGATGCTGGCGGGCAACGAGTTTACGGCACGTATTGTGCAGCAAAGAGAAGCCGGAATTGCAGCTGCAACCGCAGCCGGAGCCGGAACCGGTACTCCATCGACAGGAGCAACCCCACTCAAAATCAACGTACTTGGCGGATCTCAGGGCAATAGCAATAAAATGCGTGCTATATTCAATAGCGCCAGCAGCATTCAGCATGAGAACGGCGTGACCACCATTGTGCCAGCCTCCTCGTTGGCAGCCAGCAATCAAACAGCTGCCATGAACGCAATTGCGCCGAGCacggtgactataacgccgtCATCGGTGGGCAAAAAGGTGACGGTGCCAAATCCCAAGTTTATCCTGCTGAAGCCAGCCAAATTTGTGGGACCAGCATCGGCAAACGAGGTAAACACAGCGACTCTGACGGCGGAACCACATGCTCCTCCCCCTCCACAAGCCAAAATCGTATAG